TGGGAGGCGTCGGCCCGGAGATGCGATCTCCGGGGGGGTGTCCATACGATTATAGGTATGATCGGCGATCGAGACAATGTTCTTTTGAGATTCCGCAATGCCTCATCCCCCTCCATTCCGGGTCATCACCTACATCGACGGCTTCAATCTCTACTACGGCATGCGTGCGGCGGGGTTCCGACGGTACTACTGGCTCGACCTCGTCGCACTGGCAAGGAACCTGACCAAGCCCAACCAGACGCTCGTGGCCACCAAGTACTTCACCGCACGCATCGCCGGGCCCAGGCCCGCAGACTCCGCCCGCAAGAAAGCGGCCCTCGAAGAGAAACGCAAACGCCAAACCCACTACCTGGATGCGCTCCAGACCCTCCCGGACTTCCTGATGTACGAGGGCCATTACCTGCCCAAAGACCGGCGCTGCCGACAATGCAACGCCCGCT
The sequence above is a segment of the Phycisphaeraceae bacterium D3-23 genome. Coding sequences within it:
- a CDS encoding NYN domain-containing protein, with protein sequence MPHPPPFRVITYIDGFNLYYGMRAAGFRRYYWLDLVALARNLTKPNQTLVATKYFTARIAGPRPADSARKKAALEEKRKRQTHYLDALQTLPDFLMYEGHYLPKDRRCRQCNARWTDHEEKMTDVNIATQLLVDGFHDAFDTAIIISGDSDLTPPTLALREHYPEKRIIVAFPPKRHSVQLKRAAHASFTLGRATLKRSLLPQQVIQPNGHILRQPRRWQ